In Paenibacillus sonchi, a single genomic region encodes these proteins:
- a CDS encoding CD3072 family TudS-related putative desulfidase, translating into MQRSKKIIVASHCVINQNAVVEGEARSPGVMKAAVDWTYEQGYGLFQLPCPEFTFLGPERPPMTVEEYDTPEFRSHNRKILQPVVEQLKTYQDHGYSIVGGLGISGSPSCDPGKGVFMRDFLELAAENGVAIDFFWQIPNTADGTFNPGDSNSVYGPTRTPVIQKGDEKQ; encoded by the coding sequence GTGCAGCGTAGCAAAAAGATCATTGTAGCCTCCCACTGCGTCATCAATCAGAATGCCGTAGTGGAAGGCGAGGCTCGAAGTCCAGGCGTTATGAAAGCGGCGGTCGACTGGACTTATGAGCAGGGGTATGGGCTGTTTCAGCTGCCTTGCCCGGAATTCACCTTCCTGGGGCCGGAGCGTCCTCCAATGACGGTGGAGGAGTACGACACCCCGGAATTCCGCAGCCATAACCGCAAGATTCTCCAACCTGTTGTGGAACAGCTGAAAACCTATCAGGATCACGGGTATTCCATCGTGGGCGGACTCGGAATCTCGGGCAGCCCCTCCTGCGATCCGGGCAAAGGCGTATTTATGCGCGACTTTCTGGAGCTGGCCGCAGAGAACGGGGTAGCCATTGATTTCTTCTGGCAGATTCCCAACACCGCTGACGGAACCTTCAATCCCGGGGATTCCAATAGTGTCTACGGCCCTACCCGTACGCCTGTAATCCAAAAGGGTGATGAGAAGCAATGA
- a CDS encoding ATP-binding cassette domain-containing protein, with amino-acid sequence MIRIQDVTFYYNEPDEASGHAGLRPALSKVSLDIQPGEFVALLGRNGSGKSSLSRLLNGIELPTEGTVTVDGRRTAEPHEVQEIRRAVQIVFQNPENQQVGLTVGEDIAFGLSNIGWPQQEIRSRIAWALQLVGLEADEERPVTRLSGGEKQKLALASVLALAPRYLILDEATSMLDPVARRRFVETLHEVRQRVPFTLIYITHHLEEVMGADRWVLFREGRIITSGPPSELQKDTQLLHDCGLELPYYYKLAELLRRSGIPTPATLSEQELRGLLCRSS; translated from the coding sequence ATGATACGTATCCAGGATGTCACATTTTATTATAATGAACCCGACGAAGCCTCTGGGCACGCCGGTCTGAGGCCGGCGTTATCGAAGGTATCGCTCGACATTCAGCCGGGAGAGTTCGTGGCACTGCTGGGCCGCAATGGTTCAGGCAAATCCTCGCTTTCCCGCCTGCTAAACGGCATTGAGCTGCCGACGGAGGGAACGGTGACGGTTGACGGGCGCCGGACTGCGGAGCCGCATGAAGTACAGGAGATCCGGAGGGCGGTGCAAATCGTCTTCCAGAATCCTGAGAATCAGCAGGTTGGGCTTACTGTGGGTGAGGATATTGCTTTTGGTCTTTCCAATATCGGCTGGCCGCAGCAGGAGATCCGCAGCCGGATTGCCTGGGCGCTACAGCTTGTCGGATTAGAAGCCGATGAAGAACGTCCGGTCACCCGATTATCCGGCGGTGAGAAACAGAAGCTCGCGCTCGCTTCTGTACTGGCGCTCGCCCCGCGCTATCTCATTCTGGATGAAGCCACGTCCATGCTGGACCCGGTTGCCCGCCGCCGGTTCGTGGAAACCCTGCATGAGGTGAGACAACGGGTTCCCTTTACATTGATTTATATTACCCATCATCTGGAAGAGGTAATGGGCGCAGACCGCTGGGTGCTGTTCCGTGAAGGCAGGATCATCACATCCGGACCGCCTTCAGAACTGCAGAAGGATACACAGCTGCTGCATGATTGCGGACTGGAGCTGCCCTATTATTATAAGCTTGCTGAATTGCTCCGCCGCAGCGGAATCCCTACACCTGCAACTTTAAGTGAACAAGAATTGAGAGGATTGCTATGCAGATCATCTTAG
- a CDS encoding ATP-binding cassette domain-containing protein: MQIILDHVSFTYSKRRKNRPLAGPLVLGKLQFTVDKGEMLAVAGKSGSGKSTFLQLLKGFLSPSEGSLYLDGTDPHLNRQPEQFDRIGFIFQYPEHQLFSTTVYEDIAFGLRSAKLSPEIQEAKVRKAMQAVQLDYGKFKDRSPFELSGGEKRRVAIAGVVVLEPEVLILDEPTAGLDLQSRTALFDLLHTLNREQGITIIWVSHQLEEILEHAARMIAFKAGQFVADGAPSVLLSDPALLQAFDWEEPPALAVSRILRELGAAVQDNRPLTALEAAGAILALHQNRQVSN; encoded by the coding sequence ATGCAGATCATCTTAGACCATGTCTCCTTCACCTATAGCAAACGGCGTAAGAACAGGCCCCTGGCCGGACCATTAGTGCTGGGGAAGCTGCAATTCACCGTGGACAAGGGCGAAATGCTGGCAGTTGCCGGCAAATCCGGTTCAGGCAAATCAACCTTCCTCCAGCTGCTGAAGGGATTTCTGTCACCGTCCGAAGGAAGCCTTTATTTGGACGGGACCGATCCCCATCTGAACCGGCAGCCGGAGCAGTTTGACCGGATCGGATTCATTTTTCAATACCCTGAACACCAGCTGTTCTCTACCACCGTGTATGAAGACATTGCCTTCGGGCTCCGGAGCGCCAAGCTGTCCCCTGAAATTCAGGAAGCCAAGGTACGCAAGGCCATGCAAGCCGTTCAACTGGATTACGGGAAATTTAAAGACCGGAGTCCGTTTGAGCTCAGCGGAGGGGAGAAACGCCGTGTAGCCATTGCAGGAGTGGTTGTCCTGGAACCGGAGGTGCTGATTCTTGACGAACCCACAGCCGGACTGGACCTGCAATCACGGACCGCGTTGTTTGATTTGCTCCATACGTTGAACCGCGAGCAGGGGATCACGATTATATGGGTCAGTCATCAGCTGGAAGAGATTCTTGAGCATGCTGCACGTATGATTGCGTTTAAGGCCGGTCAGTTTGTGGCGGATGGCGCCCCATCTGTGCTTCTGTCAGATCCGGCGCTGCTGCAGGCCTTTGACTGGGAGGAGCCGCCGGCGCTGGCCGTATCCCGGATATTGCGGGAGCTTGGGGCTGCTGTTCAAGACAACCGGCCGCTTACCGCCTTGGAGGCCGCCGGCGCCATTCTCGCTTTGCACCAGAACCGGCAAGTATCCAATTAA
- a CDS encoding CD3073 family putative ECF transporter S component: MNQKTLVITLGALAIAINVIAGTVVSNLIIPFLFLDTVGTIFIAAVFGPLWGALVGLLTNLVLGVTSGYTAIPFALVNVIVGLVVGYASRKKGFTFSSALVSGIILGILCPAVGSVIAIGLFGGLTGGVQDVAVLWLKQAGTSLFATAFLPRLGENLIDKILSALLVYYLVKNLPHSLIKRPALKKKESSRAA, from the coding sequence ATGAATCAAAAAACGCTCGTCATTACGCTGGGAGCCCTTGCTATTGCCATTAATGTCATTGCAGGAACTGTGGTCAGCAATTTAATAATCCCTTTTCTGTTTCTGGATACTGTTGGCACTATATTCATTGCCGCCGTCTTTGGCCCTTTATGGGGAGCGCTCGTCGGTCTGCTGACAAACCTTGTGCTTGGTGTAACCTCAGGGTATACAGCTATACCTTTTGCTCTTGTAAATGTCATTGTCGGTCTGGTGGTCGGCTATGCCTCCCGCAAGAAAGGCTTCACCTTCTCTTCAGCCCTGGTCTCGGGTATTATTCTGGGTATTCTATGCCCCGCCGTGGGTTCAGTGATCGCCATTGGATTGTTTGGCGGATTAACGGGCGGAGTGCAGGATGTTGCGGTGTTATGGCTCAAGCAGGCAGGAACCAGCTTGTTCGCTACCGCTTTTCTGCCGCGCCTTGGCGAGAACCTGATCGATAAAATTCTATCCGCCCTGCTTGTATATTACTTAGTCAAGAATCTGCCGCATTCTTTAATCAAGCGCCCGGCGCTTAAGAAGAAGGAGAGTTCCCGTGCAGCGTAG